One part of the Nymphaea colorata isolate Beijing-Zhang1983 chromosome 8, ASM883128v2, whole genome shotgun sequence genome encodes these proteins:
- the LOC116259489 gene encoding U-box domain-containing protein 19-like, translating to MAPNSGHRIFAFQGAPPCHDADPAALLAVLIEIAGRASRRHVRDVNARELARQAGVLLALFEDIRDRYPQKRPPPACALSLSELYLVLRKLDWFLEEYATAAGSGGRLWLLMNAERVATELRILARDVATALDVLPMRRLDIEAEVKELVWLVKKQARQAAMTVDPADSWAAREVAAVFRGFERKIAPDSGCLRRILDYLEITSWDRCNEGIRFLEEELELLKASGKEREKELTEALIGLLLYCRCVLFDSTKRSREGHVAERRDDSKEAVALMNIEDFRCPISLELMTDPVTLETGQTYDRASILEWFKAGNFTCPKTGKKIGTSNLIPNIVLRSLIEQFCRLKGIPFNGGDGHRRSPGAAPLESSITAMEARRMIFEVLVDRLTTGTPAEKGNSAFEIRLLTKFSVVDRARLAEGDAIPALIDLLYSTSPITQENAAAALLNLSKHATCRSRIVEEGGLRPILRVVRSGYRMEARQTAAAAVFYLSSIDEYRRIIGEMPGAIPALVDLLKCGNSRGKKNAAVAIFALLLLPENYQQVLDAGAVPCLVDLLSSERNDLVNDSLAVIARLAEQPEGTEAILEASIVPMLASFLHSYASPAAKEFCVSTLLSLCINGGDHVVSALSKTPSLMASLYTLLSSGTSRASKKASSLLKILHNYYCLHSGDQNGPVHGEYIVRVQ from the coding sequence ATGGCACCGAATTCCGGGCACCGGATTTTCGCGTTCCAAGGGGCACCGCCCTGCCACGACGCCGACCCGGCGGCGCTTCTCGCCGTGCTGATTGAGATAGCCGGACGGGCTTCCAGGCGGCACGTGCGGGACGTCAACGCTCGGGAGCTCGCCCGCCAGGCCGGCGTCCTCCTGGCTCTCTTTGAGGATATTCGAGACCGGTACCCGCAGAAGCGGCCGCCTCCGGCTTGCGCGCTCTCGCTCTCCGAGCTCTACCTGGTGCTCAGGAAGTTGGATTGGTTTCTTGAAGAGTATGCCACCGCGGCCGGCAGCGGCGGCCGCCTCTGGCTCCTGATGAACGCCGAGCGCGTCGCCACCGAGCTCCGGATCCTCGCGCGGGACGTCGCTACTGCGCTCGACGTCCTTCCGATGCGTCGGCTGGATATCGAGGCCGAAGTGAAGGAGCTCGTCTGGTTGGTGAAGAAGCAGGCGAGGCAAGCGGCGATGACGGTCGATCCTGCCGACAGTTGGGCCGCGAGAGAAGTCGCTGCGGTGTTCAGGGGGTTCGAGCGAAAGATAGCGCCGGATTCCGGCTGCCTGCGACGGATCCTCGATTACCTGGAGATAACGAGCTGGGACCGGTGCAATGAAGGGATTCGGTTCCTTGAAGAGGAGCTCGAATTGTTGAAAGCCTCCGGCAAGGAGCGGGAGAAGGAACTTACCGAGGCTTTGATCGGACTCTTGCTGTACTGCCGGTGCGTGCTCTTCGACTCGACGAAGCGATCGCGGGAGGGCCACGTAGCCGAACGCAGGGACGACAGCAAGGAAGCTGTTGCGCTCATGAACATTGAAGATTTCCGGTGTCCGATCTCTCTGGAGCTTATGACGGACCCCGTGACTCTGGAGACGGGACAGACTTACGATCGGGCTTCGATCCTCGAATGGTTCAAGGCCGGAAACTTCACCTGCCCGAAGACGGGGAAGAAGATCGGGACATCAAATTTGATCCCTAACATTGTTCTGCGCAGCCTAATAGAGCAATTCTGTCGCTTAAAGGGCATTCCGTTTAACGGAGGGGACGGCCACCGCCGGAGTCCGGGAGCGGCGCCTCTCGAAAGCAGCATTACAGCCATGGAAGCGAGACGGATGATATTCGAAGTGCTCGTTGACAGATTGACAACGGGAACTCCCGCAGAAAAGGGGAATTCGGCGTTCGAGATCCGATTGCTCACAAAATTCAGCGTCGTCGATCGAGCACGATTGGCGGAGGGCGACGCGATTCCCGCCTTAATCGATCTGCTCTACTCGACGAGTCCAATCACTCAAGAGAACGCCGCGGCCGCACTTCTGAATCTCTCGAAGCACGCTACCTGCAGGAGCAGAATAGTGGAGGAAGGCGGCCTGAGACCGATCCTCCGCGTTGTCAGGTCGGGCTACAGGATGGAAGCTCGGCAGACGGCTGCCGCGGCCGTCTTCTACCTCTCGTCAATCGACGAGTACCGGAGAATAATCGGAGAAATGCCCGGCGCGATTCCGGCCCTCGTCGACCTGCTCAAATGCGGCAACTCCCGGGGGAAGAAGAACGCCGCGGTGGCGATCTTCGCGCTGCTGCTGCTTCCCGAAAACTACCAGCAGGTGCTGGACGCTGGAGCCGTCCCCTGTCTCGTCGACCTCCTGTCCAGCGAGAGAAACGATCTCGTGAACGACTCCCTGGCGGTGATCGCGCGGCTCGCGGAGCAACCGGAGGGAACTGAAGCCATCCTGGAAGCGTCCATCGTACCAATGCTAGCGAGCTTCCTCCACTCTTACGCCTCCCCTGCAGCGAAGGAGTTCTGCGTCTCCACTCTGCTGTCCCTCTGCATCAACGGAGGCGACCACGTCGTGTCCGCTCTGAGCAAGACGCCGTCTCTCATGGCCTCCCTCTACACTCTCCTCAGCAGCGGCACTTCTCGCGCTAGCAAGAAGGCAAGCTCGCTGCTCAAGATCCTCCACAATTACTACTGCCTGCATTCGGGTGACCAGAACGGTCCCGTTCACGGGGAATACATTGTTCGTGTACAGTAA
- the LOC116258495 gene encoding RING-H2 finger protein ATL74-like: protein MNKRIVGIATQVMVMAIIISIILLFIGIGVLVFIHICVVGRAIRRGLSNIGADRNIGVRDGMSKDELERLPCFHYGCVGEKGSPVPCAVCLESFETGDKCRLLPLCKHSFHAECVDLWLLKTPFCPICRSCTLLKAVDDLELGSGRGPVSVADELGTAQPIAIGIPVSPDPSSLAVAPLTGSPIVGSTPQVSTVNEMVSAPNS from the coding sequence ATGAATAAGAGGATTGTAGGGATTGCCACACAGGTAATGGTCATGGCAATCATCATTTCTATCATTTTGCTGTTCATTGGTATTGGGGTTTTGGTGTTCATACATATCTGTGTTGTGGGTAGGGCTATTAGGAGAGGGCTTAGCAATATAGGGGCAGACAGGAACATTGGTGTGCGTGATGGAATGAGCAAAGATGAGCTAGAGAGGCTTCCTTGCTTTCACTATGGATGTGTGGGGGAGAAGGGTAGCCCTGTTCCTTGTGCTGTCTGCTTGGAAAGTTTCGAGACGGGTGATAAATGTAGATTGTTGCCTCTTTGCAAACATAGTTTCCATGCTGAGTGTGTCGACTTATGGCTGCTCAAGACGCCATTTTGTCCCATATGCCGGTCGTGCACCCTCTTGAAGGCAGTCGATGATTTGGAATTGGGAAGTGGCAGAGGTCCTGTGAGTGTGGCTGATGAACTGGGAACTGCTCAACCTATTGCAATTGGGATTCCGGTGAGCCCAGACCCATCTTCTTTGGCTGTGGCTCCTTTGACTGGTTCTCCTATTGTTGGCTCCACTCCTCAGGTTTCAACAGTTAATGAAATGGTTTCTGCTCCTAATTCCTGA
- the LOC116258354 gene encoding homeobox-leucine zipper protein HAT5-like translates to MDSGRLFVNGCPGNMFFFGNPDPIFQASRSMIAIEKALPQSFYGIPDELLDDELLDEHTPEKKRRLTPEQVHLLERSFEAENKLEPERKSQLARKLGLQPRQVAVWFQNRRARWKTKQLERDYDLLKSAYDSLTSDYQGLVRENEKLKSEVVSLQSKLRAKGTVDQQKQISLPETGAASAGSGGKPEEGLSSGGSVVVDDDGPQLIDSGNSSFLGYMSMQPDDEDKERNEQLCMDGEGSSYFSDFCGMAEQPEEENFGWLAWP, encoded by the exons ATGGATTCCGGTCGTCTTTTCGTTAACGGCTGCCCGGGGAATATGTTCTTCTTCGGGAACCCCGACCCCATTTTCCAAG CGTCCCGGTCGATGATCGCCATCGAGAAGGCGTTGCCGCAGTCGTTCTACGGAATACCGGACGAGTTGCTGGACGACGAGCTGCTGGACGAGCACACGCCGGAGAAGAAGCGGCGGCTGACGCCCGAGCAGGTCCACCTGCTGGAGAGGAGCTTCGAGGCGGAGAACAAGCTGGAGCCGGAGCGGAAGTCTCAGCTGGCGAGGAAGCTCGGGCTGCAGCCGAGGCAGGTGGCGGTCTGGTTCCAGAACCGGCGGGCCCGGTGGAAGACCAAGCAGCTGGAGCGGGACTACGACCTCCTCAAGTCCGCCTACGACTCGTTGACCTCCGACTACCAGGGCCTGGTCAGGGAAAACGAGAAGCTCAAGTCGGAG GTCGTCTCACTGCAATCGAAACTGAGAGCAAAGGGGACGGTGGATCAGCAAAAACAGATCTCGCTGCCGGAAACAGGTGCTGCTAGTGCAGGATCAGGAGGTAAGCCGGAGGAAGGCCTGAGCTCCGGCGGAAGCGTGGTTGTGGACGACGACGGCCCGCAGCTGATCGACAGCGGGAACTCCAGCTTTCTGGGATACATGAGCATGCAACCAGATGATGAAGATAAGGAAAGGAACGAGCAGTTGTGCATGGACGGAGAGGGATCAAGCTATTTTTCGGACTTCTGCGGCATGGCTGAGCAACCGGAGGAAGAAAACTTCGGCTGGTTGGCCTGGCCTTGA